From Tripterygium wilfordii isolate XIE 37 chromosome 16, ASM1340144v1, whole genome shotgun sequence, one genomic window encodes:
- the LOC119981167 gene encoding heavy metal-associated isoprenylated plant protein 39-like yields MEMKKVVLKLDLHDDKDKKKAMKAVSGLAGIDSIAMDMKDKKLTVVGFVDPVDVVNKLRKLWHTEILTVGPAKEEKKTDKKDEGKKDGGGGGAKKEDDKKKEEELAKAIQAYHAYQSYNNPYTTYYSRPVVYEENPNSCVIC; encoded by the exons ATGGAAATGAAG AAAGTGGTACTGAAATTGGATTTACATGATGACAAAGATAAGAAAAAAGCCATGAAAGCAGTCTCCGGCCTCGCAG GGATTGATTCAATCGCTATGGACATGAAAGACAAGAAGTTGACAGTGGTCGGCTTCGTTGATCCGGTTGATGTGGTGAACAAATTGAGAAAATTATGGCACACAGAGATTCTGACAGTCGGGCCGgcaaaggaggagaagaagactGACAAGAAGGATGAGGGGAAGAAAGacggcggtggtggtggtgcgaAGAAGGAGgatgacaaaaagaaagaagaagagcttGCTAAGGCAATCCAAGCCTATCACGCCTACCAATCATACAATAATCCTTATACGACCTACTATTCCCGTCCTGTGGTTTATGAAGAAAACCCAAATTCTTGTGTTATTTGTTGA